The genomic stretch AATTTGGGACTTCCTTCCTTTGTTCAAAACTCTGGGAGTTCAATACCAGAACCTAGCCTATCTGCACCTGCACGGATCTGTCTGGATGAAAACACCGCTGGTGCCTTATTGGAAGGCGGAGGGGAACCGGATATAGACAGTTATTTCTGGACGATCACCAATCAAGACAACGGAACCGTAGTAATAAGTGATTTCGGAGGGCCAGGAGAGGAATTTCAAACTCTGGAGCAACCCTTTGATACAGCAGGAACTTATCTGATCGAACTACGGGTGGATCGATGTGGAGATCCTGAGTATTTCCGAGAGAGTACTGAGCTATTGGTAGAGGCACCGCCCGAGTTGACTTTAGCAGATGATGCCACGCTTTGTGCCGGCAATCCAGTCACACTCACGGCCATTGAGGGATACGATCCTGCTGAAGGTCTCTATGACTTCGAATGGACAAATGCCGCAGGGCAGGTTTTCGGAGATGAAAACTCCAATGAAATCACGGTGGATGAAGAAAGTATATACACTGTAACTGTAAGCTATAGGCTTCCTGACGGGCTTTCTGATGATGAAGCGCTGCTTTATCAAACCTGTCCGGCTACGGCCGAAATCTTCGTGGGTCCTGCTTTTGAATTTGAGCTGAGCCAGACGGCAACAGAAGCTTGTTACGAGGAAACTTCCGTGACATTTGCTCCCGATACACCAATCAGCGGCGAATGGTTCTATGAGTTAAATGGTGATCCCAACCGGGTCGCTTTGGGAGAATTCTTTGAATTGGAGCTCTGGATTAATGAGTTGCCCGGCCCCGGACAATATGAAATCATCTTTGTTACGGAAGACCCGATTTTGGAAGGCTGTGTAGTTGAGAAAAAACTGGATCTATTGGTCAATGAATTGCCTCTTTTCACAGTTCAAAGTAATCCTGCGGAAGATTGTGCAACTGCTGATGGGTCATTTGAGATCACGATGCAAGCGCCCGCCAGCCTTGTCAGGGTACTGGACGAAGGAATAACCTTTACTAACGTGAACCAAGGGGATGTGCTATCTGTCCCGGATTTACTTCCCGGTCAGTATGTAATCGAAGCAGAAAACAGCTCAGGTTGTTTCTATACGGCAACAGCAACAGTGGAAAACAACGATCCACCGTCCGGATTCGAATATACAGTCACTACTTCTGATGAAGTTTGCGGTTCTTTTGGAGTAGAGGATGGTTTGATTACTATCAACTTCACCACTGTTCCTCCATCAGGAACTTATTATAAAGTGGTAAGACAAGGAGATGGACTGACTATAGAAAACCCATTTCCAACTACAAATCAGGTTGACATCGACCTACCTCATGGAGAATACTCTGTTGAAGTCACAGATCCAAGCGGATGTGCGGTTCCAGACCCAACCATTTATACCATTGCACAGAAATTCGAAGTAGTCTTCTCTGTACCTACAGATTTCACTGCTTGCGGGAACTTCTCTTTTGCCCCTACCTCTCCGGTGAATCTAGATTACACCTTAACCAATTCAGCCGGAACAGTCATATTCCCGGATACGGATGGGGAATTCACCATTACCCAATCTGACACTTACACCATAAGAGGAGAAGATCCCAACGGGGAGGATTGTCCACGGGAAGAAACGATTGTGGCAGAGATCACAGCAGGTATTGATTTCGAAGTGTCAGAACCAATCGTAGATTGTCAGGTAGGTGTACAGTACGAGGCGATTTTAAACAATGCTGATCCCGCTGATGTGACCTTCCTTTGGAAAGACAACACGGGAGTAATAGTAGGCAGAAGACAGACCTTCGTCCCTAGCAGAGATGGGGACTACACATTGGAAGTGCAGCCCGTTGGTGGCGGCCTTTGTCCTGTGGATAAAAAACCATTTACTGCCATCACCATTTCTCAGGATATCACCGTTGCACTGGACATCGTTCCATTCTGTGTTGATCAAAGCAGTACCACGATCACCATAGATGCAGATTTGGCTAATGTAGATGAAATAGCTTGGTTTAGGCTTACAGGCACTACAGGAACCAGAATCCCGGCTTTTGATGATATGCCTATTATAGAAGTAGATCAGGAAGGCACGTATCAAGTAAGACTATATAGCGGCACCTGTGAAATAGGAAGAGCTAGTGGCACAGTGGTCAAATCTACCATAATACCTCCTGTAGTGCCTGATGGATTCACTATTTGTACTGTTGAGGGTGTCACACAAGCTATAGACCCCGGAGAGTACGACAATTACTCCTGGAAGCTAAACGGAGCGGAAGTCTCTCAGGATCCTGTATTCACCCCCACTGAAGGAGGGCTGTATGAACTCACTGTTTCTGATAATGTAGGCTGTGAGTATGTAGCTACCATTGACGTAGTGGAAGATTGCTCCTTAAAAATCACATTCCCAAATGGAGTAGTGCTCAACGATCCAAACAGAAATTTCATTCTCTATGCAAACGAGTACATCGATAATGTAGATGTTTACATTTACAATCGCTGGGGTGAATTGATCTTCTACTGCACGCATGAAAACCTAGAGCCCAACCAAGCATTCTGCCCTTGGGACGGGGAGGTGCGCGGAGAGCTTGTCCCTAATGGAACATATGCCGTGGTAGTGCGGTTTACAAGTGAAAATCAAAATAAAACCGAAAAACTAACCAAAGCCATTACAGTAATTCAATAGGCACGACTCCTCTTCGAATGACACTGACTACCTGTAAGTCATCAGAGGATAATTGTCTACGCATCCTTGAAATACTATTAACAGAACAATTTAACATGCTTATCCTAATATCCCCGGCAAAAACACTGGACTATAGTGCTCCCACTTTTAAAGAATACACTTTACCTGATTTTCAAAATGACACCCGTTCCCTAGTAAGGATCATGAAGAAGAAGTCCGCCAAGGAAATAGGTGAGCTGATGCATATTTCTGATAATTTGGCTGAATTGAATGAAGATAGATTCAAAACCTTCCAAAAAGAGTTCACTGAAGAAAATTCCAAACAGGCTATCTTGGCCTTTAAGGGGGATGTATATACCAAGATTGACGTTGATGAATACTCTGCCGAAGATTTTGACTTTGCGCAGCAACACCTTAGGATACTTTCCGGACTCTATGGTTTGCTCAAGCCTTTGGATCTTATCCAGCCTTATCGACTGGAAATGGGCATCAAGCTAGAAAACACCAAAGGAAAAAACCTCTATGAATTCTGGGACAAGAAAATAGCCAAGGCCATCAATAAAGCTGCAGAAGGTACGACTATCATAAACCTTGCTTCACAGGAATACTTCAAGGCAGTTGATCAGAGCACGTTGAAAAGCCGGCTGATTAACATAGAATTTAAAGATTACAAGGATGATGGGTACAAGATCATCGGATTTTTCGCCAAGCAAGCCAGGGGGATGATGAGCAACTTTGCGATTAAAAACAGGATCAAAGAGCCTGAGCGGTTAAAAACTTTCTGCGAAGGAGGATATGAGTTTTCTGAACAATTAAGCAACGAAAACAACTGGATTTTTGTACGCTGATAACATAAACTACTTGAATCCTGACACTTAAATCTTATTTCGTTTTTTCATCTATATAAAACTGTAACTTAGAGGCTATAAAATTTAATTTATAGCCTCTATTTTGACCCAAGCTTACCTAAAAATTGTTTCCATCGCCATTTTGATTTTATCAGTGGTTTTTTTTGCATATGCAAATTTGGATTTAGGTAATTCTGAACGATTTTTTACTTCTGATTCTAATTTCCAAGATGCTCCTGAGCTGACAGGACCTGATCGGCTATGCAATATATTAGGCAGTGTGGTAGGCGTTTTCTCAGGAGGGGGCGATTCCGCTACTGATGTATATAAGTGGACAATCATAGGTCCTAACGGCACAGAGTTGTTTACTAGACCCGCCGGGGCATTTCAGATAATCGACTACACCTTTGAGCTACTCGGATCCTATACTATTCAACTCGAAGTGAGCAGAGGCGGCAAATCCATTGCGGATTTAGAGAAAGTGGTAGAAGTAATAAAAGGACCCTCATTGTCATTGGCCAGTCAATATAAAATCTGTCCTGGCGAGCCTATAAATCTACAGGCCATATCACCGGGAAGTGCCAATTTCACTAACTACATCTTCGAGTGGAAAAACGAATCCGAGGAAGTGGTAGGCACCGAAAACACGTTAAACGTCGATATTCCCGGAAGTTACAGTGTGACATTTTATGTTCCTGACAGTGATTCAAATCCGGTCTGTATGACCACATTGGATACTTCGGTGGAAATCCTTGATAGTATAGAGATAATCCAGAGCGCAGCTACAGTCTGCCGGGACGGCAGTATCTTCTTTGACTCCGACCCACCTATTGAGGGGCATTGGTACCTGACTATTCCGGGTGAACCAGGCAAAGTGGAAAAAGGATTTTCATCCTCCCTTACACTTTTTCCAAATGAAGATCTACCAATTTTTGGGGTATACACCGTTGAGCTGATCATTGAAAATGAAGATAACCCCACATGCAGTCCCAAGGCCATCAGTAATTTCACCTACAATGACGAGCCTATGATTTCTATCACTTCCGTGATAGGATCCAGTGGATGTTTCAATCCAGACGGAGCCTTAGAACTCCTAGCTGAGACTGACCTAGACGAGGTGACTATATCAGGCGAGGGGTCTTATGGCCCATTCTTTGCCGGGGAAACTATCACTATACCCAATCTAAAATCGGGTGGATACACCCTGTATTCTAACTTAAACGGTTGCCAAAATACACTCGGGGCGGTAGTCCACCTGAATGACCCACCTACTATTCTCGCATATGAGATTGAAAACATAGTCCCAGAATCTTGTACATCAACAGGAAAAGACATCGGTTCCTTTGATGTCAAACTTGAAAATGGATTGACAGAAGGCTCCTACAAAGTCCTAACGGAAAAAGGTGATGTGGCAATTAAAGATGCTTTACCTGCTGAAAACCCATTCCGTGTCCGGTTAGCCGGAGGAAAATATTACTTTGAATTACTTGACAAAGATAGCTGCAAACTGCCCACTCGGGAGCTAATCGAAATCCCTGGCAAGCCACAGACTTCATTCAGGGTCCCAAACCAGCTTACCATTTGCGGGTCTTATGAGTTAATTCCAGAGACAGAAGAAAATCTGCTGTTCACCTTAACAGATCCCCTTGGCAATACTACATCCAAGAATGCAGGCGAGCCATTTACTCTCATAGAGGAAGGAGAATACAGTCTTATCGGGATATTACCCGACCAAGATGAAGTCTGTCCTTCGGAATTTAAATTACAGGTAAACACCACTAGCCCTATTCCTTTTGAACCCGTTCTTATTAGTGAGGATTGTGTCATAGGCAACCGGATTTTCGAAGCTGAGATCTATGGCTTTGACCCGAGTCTGGCTGACTTTTACTGGAAAAATCCTAATGGGGAACTCGTGGGAACCGGGAAAAGCCTTTTCCTCTCCCCTACTTCAATAGGCACTTTTTCTCTGGAAGTACAGCCAAAAAACTCTGAAAGCTGTCCGATTTCACCAAAGGAATTTACCGTAGAAGCTCCTGTATTGTTTGTCGAGACTTCCATCATTTCAACAAAATTGTGTGAATTTGGCCCAGAGGCTATCGTAGAGTTAATCACTACTTCTCCTGAAGCCGTAACTGATATACGATGGAGGAGATTTGATGATGCTGGTGAAATTATACAGCTACCTGAATTTGACAATCAAAAAACAATTAACACAAGGACCGGAGGAACATATGAGGCTTCTGCCTACAGTATCATCCCTCAGATCAATAAGAACTGTGAGCTGGGAAGAACCACTTTCCAACTGGATCTGACCCCTGACAAAGTACAGTTCAGTATTCCTGAAGAGCTTGTCATTTGTGACTACTATGAGCTGATACCGGAGACGAATCAGGCATTGACATTTTTCATGACAAGCCCTTCAGGCGAAGTTCTGGAAAATCCCTCCGGACAAGTTTTTACTATTGACCAATCGGGTATTTACACATTTTTGGCCTTTGATACGGATAGCCCCACTGCCTACTGTCCAGAGCAAAAGGAGCTTAAAATCACCAAAACAGGGGCAGTGGATTTTCAGCCAGTCTTAGCAGAGGAATTTTGTGATGGAAGCCGGATCTACCAAGCTTCTATACATAATTATGCGATGGAAGATGTAGAAATATTCTGGAGGAACAGTGCAGGAACAATAGTCGGAAACAATGAGTTTTTAACCCTGAACACACCGGGCATCTACTCTTTAGAAGTACAGCCTTCCGGTGTCATTCCCTGTCATATTTCGCCAATAGAATTTGAAGTAGAGCCTCCAGTATTAGCGTTAGATGTCAGACTAGTGGCAGATCCGCTATGTCCTGACTCCCCAGCGGCTGCTATGCGGGTGGAGGCAGACCTCAGCCAGATTACTTCTATCGCATGGTGGTACACCTCTCCCGCTGGAGAGCAGTATGAACTGGTAAACGAACGGAATAAAGAAGAAATCCTGGCTGTCAATGAAGGCACTTATGAGATCCGGCTGTCAGACCATATCCCCTGTCTTTTAGGATATGACAAAGCGTTACTACTAAGAAGCACCGATACTATAAGACCGGAAGTGGAAGAGAGCTATCAAATCTG from Algoriphagus sp. NG3 encodes the following:
- the yaaA gene encoding peroxide stress protein YaaA, whose product is MLILISPAKTLDYSAPTFKEYTLPDFQNDTRSLVRIMKKKSAKEIGELMHISDNLAELNEDRFKTFQKEFTEENSKQAILAFKGDVYTKIDVDEYSAEDFDFAQQHLRILSGLYGLLKPLDLIQPYRLEMGIKLENTKGKNLYEFWDKKIAKAINKAAEGTTIINLASQEYFKAVDQSTLKSRLINIEFKDYKDDGYKIIGFFAKQARGMMSNFAIKNRIKEPERLKTFCEGGYEFSEQLSNENNWIFVR